A genome region from Erigeron canadensis isolate Cc75 chromosome 3, C_canadensis_v1, whole genome shotgun sequence includes the following:
- the LOC122593056 gene encoding translocase of chloroplast 90, chloroplastic: MMSIKDWVLSQVSNSLASARPLSGSDSFFEGEHPANEFSINGSAQTANSQSQETATDISHPSVPNQETAHPSPIRQVTFEDPCQYHYTDSENKLDPLAKIKMLQVKFLRLVLRLRRSQDDLLVAKVLYRIHLATLIRAGESDLKRVNLSSDKAMEIARLQETSGTPELDFSFSVLVLGKTGVGKSSTINSILNQAKAKTNAFQPATDHVQEVVGTINGMKISFIDTPGLLSPSPNTIGRNRKILHKIKKRIKKSPPDMVLYLERLDVINNSYSDFPLLKLITEVFGTGIWFNTMLVMTHCCSSLPEGPNGYPVTYESYVTQCTDLIQHYIHQTVSDSKIENPFLFVENHPQCKTNINGDKILPNGQIWKSQFLLSCLCTKILGDVNKLLDFQDRIELGTSNNTRLPSLPHLLSSFLRHHISSPSGGENDIDIISLSDLEEDEEYDRLPPIRILTKSQFKKLTNSQKSDYLDELDYRETLYLKKQLKEELCARKVNKDGDGTSNDKEDPPEPVLLPDMAVPPSFDSDNPLHRYRCLVTNDQWFARPVLNPNGWDHDVGFDGVNLDSASEVSKNLYASLTGQISKDKQDLNVHSECCATYVDPRGPTYGAALDVQSSGKDLIYTLHGNTKLRVVERNIAECGVSLLSFGKCYYAGAKIEDSFLIGKRVKFLVNGGRMSGCEQVAYGGSLQAVIRGRDYPVRNDNVSLTMTLLSMNKETVLGGNIESDFRVGRGTNMSISANLNNRSMGQLSIKTSSSEHLEIALIAAVSILRVLFRRMGFDRSIKEHPEVG, encoded by the exons ATGATGAGCATAAAGGATTGGGTTTTATCCCAGGTTTCAAACTCACTAGCCTCAGCAAGACCATTGTCGGGCAGTGACAGTTTCTTTGAAGGCGAACACCCTGCTAATGAGTTCAGCATTAATG GTTCGGCCCAAACTGCCAACTCTCAATCACAAGAGACAGCAACTGATATTTCACATCCTTCTGTTCCCAATCAAGAAACTGCCCATCCATCACCTATACGTCAAGTCACTTTTGAGGATCCCTGTCAGTACCATTACACAGACAGTGAAAACAAGCTAGATCCATTAGCAAAGATCAAGATGCTTCAAGTCAAATTCTTGCGTCTTGTTCTTCGTCTTCGCCGTTCACAAGACGATCTCTTGGTGGCCAAGGTTTTATACAGAATCCACCTGGCAACCTTAATACGAGCAGGAGAATCTGATTTAAAAAGAGTTAATCTCAGCAGTGATAAAGCTATGGAAATCGCAAGACTACAAGAAACATCTGGTACTCCTGAGTTggatttttcattttcagtTTTAGTCCTCGGTAAAACAGGTGTTGGCAAAAGTTCAACCATCAATTCTATACTTAATCAAGCAAAAGCCAAAACGAATGCATTCCAACCCGCTACTGATCATGTTCAAGAGGTTGTGGGTACCATTAATGGAATGAAGATTTCTTTCATTGATACACCTGGTTTGTTGTCCCCATCACCAAATACTATTGGAAGAAACCGAAAGATTCTACACAAGATCAAGAAACGTATCAAGAAATCTCCTCCAGACATGGTTTTGTATTTAGAGAGGCTGGATGTGATAAACAATAGCTACAGTGATTTTCCATTATTGAAGCTTATAACTGAAGTATTTGGTACTGGTATCTGGTTCAACACAATGCTTGTCATGACTCATTGTTGTTCATCTCTTCCAGAAGGACCTAATGGGTACCCTGTTACATATGAATCTTATGTCACTCAGTGCACGGATCTTATACAACATTACATTCACCAAACAGTCTCTGACTCTAAGATTGAAAACCCATTTCTGTTTGTAGAAAATCATCCtcaatgtaaaacaaatattaatggaGATAAGATTCTTCCAAATGGGCAGATTTGGAAATCCCAATTCCTTTTGTCATGTTTGTGCACCAAAATTTTGGGTGACGTCAACAAACTTTTGGATTTCCAAGACAGAATTGAATTGGGGACATCAAATAATACGAGGCTCCCGTCTCTACctcatcttctttcttcttttctccGGCACCATATTTCAAGCCCAAGTGGAGGTGAAAATGATATTGACATTATTTCACTTTCAGAtttggaagaagatgaagagtaCGATCGGCTACCTCCTATAAGGATCTTGACAAAATCCCAGTTCAAGAAGTTGACAAATTCCCAGAAAAGTGACTACCTTGATGAACTGGATTATCGAGAAACCCTATATCTAAAGAAACAGTTGAAGGAAGAATTGTGTGCACGAAAAGTGAATAAGGACGGAGATGGGACTTCCAATGACAAAGAGGACCCGCCTGAGCCCGTGCTATTACCTGATATGGCAGTTCCTCCAAGTTTTGATTCCGATAACCCGTTGCATCGATATCGTTGTCTTGTTACAAATGACCAGTGGTTTGCTAGACCCGTTCTTAATCCCAATGGTTGGGACCACGATGTGGGGTTCGATGGAGTAAACCTAGACTCAGCTAGTGAGGTAAGTAAAAACTTGTATGCATCACTTACAGGACAGATCAGCAAAGACAAACAAGATTTGAATGTACACTCAGAGTGTTGTGCTACTTATGTGGATCCACGTGGGCCCACTTATGGTGCAGCTTTGGATGTTCAATCTTCAGGTAAAGATCTAATTTACACCCTTCATGGTAACACAAAGTTGCGTGTTGTGGAACGGAATATTGCAGAATGTGGAGTATCGTTGTTGTCTTTTGGGAAATGTTATTATGCGGGTGCTAAGATAGAAGATAGTTTCTTAATAGGAAAAAGGGTAAAGTTTTTGGTAAATGGTGGTAGAATGAGCGGTTGCGAACAAGTAGCTTATGGCGGGAGTTTGCAGGCAGTGATAAGAGGGAGAGACTATCCTGTGCGCAATGACAATGTTAGCCTTACTATGACATTGTTATCTATGAATaaagagacagttttgggtggAAACATAGAGTCTGATTTTAGGGTGGGACGAGGGACAAATATGTCTATAAGTGCTAATCTAAATAATCGTAGTATGGGACAGTTGTCTATTAAAACAAGTAGCTCTGAGCATTTGGAAATAGCATTGATCGCAGCTGTATCGATTTTGAGGGTGCTTTTTAGGAGAATGGGATTTGATCGTTCAATCAAAGAGCACCCTGAAGTTGGATGA